One genomic window of Chlamydiales bacterium STE3 includes the following:
- a CDS encoding putative RNA pseudouridine synthase YhcT (Product derived from UniProtKB/Swiss-Prot:P54604;Gene name derived from UniProtKB/Swiss-Prot:P54604;EC number derived from UniProtKB/Swiss-Prot:P54604) yields the protein MKTKVIEKQNLLETLAILAPDSTKTTLRSWIKQGRVSINGKVCLRADQEVLPKQEVSVAAKQWVLGGKIKILYQDTHIIVIDKPTGVLSVSSNFEKKETAHGYLKEHFSPSRVHVVHRLDQDTSGVMLFAFSEKAKENLKKMFEKHELERSYIALVEEEITSEKGTWQSYLFEDGNYVVRTTQNPEKGKLAVTHYEVLNVKKNVSSLRLTLETGRKNQIRVHCKEAGHPVVGDKKYGAQTNLLRRVCLHAHYLSFKHPITNKVMTFTSPVPKEFNKYL from the coding sequence ATGAAAACAAAAGTCATAGAAAAGCAAAATTTATTAGAAACACTGGCTATCCTTGCTCCGGATAGTACTAAAACGACTCTTCGTTCTTGGATAAAGCAAGGTAGAGTGTCAATTAATGGAAAAGTCTGCCTCAGGGCAGACCAGGAAGTTTTACCCAAACAAGAGGTTTCGGTCGCAGCAAAACAATGGGTTTTAGGAGGAAAAATAAAAATCCTCTACCAAGATACTCATATCATAGTGATCGATAAACCTACTGGTGTTTTAAGTGTGTCTAGCAACTTCGAAAAGAAAGAAACTGCTCATGGCTACTTAAAAGAGCATTTTTCGCCTTCAAGAGTTCACGTCGTGCATCGTTTGGATCAAGATACATCAGGCGTTATGCTCTTTGCTTTCAGCGAAAAGGCTAAAGAGAACTTAAAAAAAATGTTTGAAAAACACGAGTTAGAGAGATCTTACATCGCGCTTGTGGAAGAGGAAATTACGTCGGAAAAGGGCACTTGGCAATCCTACCTTTTTGAAGATGGCAATTATGTAGTGCGCACTACACAAAATCCAGAGAAGGGAAAATTAGCCGTCACGCACTATGAAGTTTTAAATGTTAAAAAAAATGTCTCAAGTTTAAGATTAACATTAGAAACTGGGCGTAAAAATCAGATTCGCGTGCATTGTAAAGAAGCCGGTCATCCCGTTGTAGGGGATAAAAAATATGGTGCTCAGACAAACCTATTGAGAAGGGTCTGTCTTCATGCGCATTACCTTTCTTTCAAGCATCCTATAACAAATAAGGTGATGACTTTTACCTCTCCAGTCCCTAAAGAATTTAATAAGTATCTGTAA
- a CDS encoding hypothetical protein (Product derived from UniProtKB/Trembl:Q6MEZ5) gives MNRSARLLIALLIIITCIVLAFVGKAVYGVHRFNRLKESAPLESISWTVKPESDERYRLFAIYHFKVDDQQYQGTTLLSGAPFRNAWAAEQAKKELAPQYRTVWYDPADPHFSSIEKNFPTKNVAYAAILFALLNYFVWGGYFYTKYWLKSHGLEDYDRTKK, from the coding sequence ATGAATCGTTCTGCGCGTTTACTCATAGCCTTGCTGATCATCATCACATGTATCGTCCTGGCTTTCGTCGGAAAAGCGGTTTACGGAGTACACCGCTTTAATCGCCTAAAGGAAAGTGCTCCATTGGAGTCGATTTCATGGACAGTCAAGCCGGAGTCTGATGAACGCTACCGGCTCTTCGCAATTTACCACTTCAAGGTAGATGATCAGCAGTACCAAGGGACCACGCTCCTTTCAGGAGCTCCTTTTCGCAATGCTTGGGCCGCAGAGCAAGCTAAGAAAGAACTAGCCCCACAATATAGAACAGTTTGGTATGATCCTGCCGACCCTCACTTTTCCAGTATAGAGAAAAACTTTCCGACAAAAAATGTGGCTTATGCCGCTATTTTATTCGCGCTATTAAATTATTTTGTATGGGGCGGCTATTTTTACACTAAGTATTGGCTTAAATCACATGGTTTAGAAGATTATGATCGTACTAAAAAATAG